Proteins found in one Methanomassiliicoccales archaeon genomic segment:
- a CDS encoding Zn-ribbon domain-containing OB-fold protein, with product MATARFWRENPSRYNLAAAKCGVCGKVFFPPRGVCSQCHRQSIGKMQPLQLKGEGEVYSHTVVHEAPSQMEMLKPYIVVMVKMDEGVMITSQLIDCDSKDVKIGMRVRTTLRRLGEDGPAGVIYYGYKFAPA from the coding sequence ATGGCCACGGCGAGGTTCTGGCGCGAGAACCCGTCCCGCTACAACCTAGCGGCGGCGAAATGCGGCGTCTGCGGGAAGGTCTTCTTCCCGCCCAGGGGGGTCTGTTCCCAATGCCACCGCCAGTCCATCGGCAAGATGCAGCCCCTACAGCTCAAGGGCGAAGGTGAGGTGTATTCCCACACGGTGGTGCACGAGGCACCGAGCCAGATGGAGATGCTCAAGCCCTATATCGTGGTCATGGTGAAGATGGACGAGGGAGTGATGATCACCTCCCAGCTCATCGATTGCGACTCGAAGGACGTCAAGATCGGCATGCGGGTCCGCACCACCTTGCGTCGTCTGGGCGAAGACGGTCCAGCGGGCGTGATCTACTACGGGTACAAGTTCGCGCCAGCCTAG